Proteins encoded in a region of the Marinicella rhabdoformis genome:
- a CDS encoding AAA family ATPase — protein MEQSTEQLTQAFQNIRQAIGTQILGQQKLVDRLLMALLSHGHLLVEGAPGLAKTTAIKVLSECIDGNFHRIQFTPDLLPADLTGTDVYHAQSATFEFQKGPLFHNLVLADEVNRAPAKVQSALLEAMGEQQITVGKTTYNLPELFLVMATQNPIEQEGTYPLPEAQLDRFLMHVTIDYPEADTELDILKLAQRKDLAEMSDKVKHEELLTQEQIFAAQKHILNLFVAENLEKYLVELILATRNPGKYDAQLAEQIDFGGSPRATIALDRCARAHAFLEGRDHMLPEDIHAVIHDVLRHRIILSFEAEAEGHTADEVIDQLLAIVPLP, from the coding sequence ATGGAACAAAGCACAGAACAATTAACACAAGCCTTTCAAAACATCAGACAAGCCATAGGCACACAAATTCTAGGACAGCAAAAACTGGTTGATCGCCTTTTGATGGCCTTGTTATCACATGGTCATTTATTGGTTGAAGGCGCGCCCGGTTTAGCGAAAACCACCGCCATTAAAGTGTTATCAGAATGTATAGACGGCAACTTTCACCGCATCCAATTCACCCCAGATTTGTTGCCTGCTGACTTAACCGGAACCGATGTTTACCATGCCCAGTCGGCTACTTTTGAGTTTCAAAAAGGCCCTTTGTTCCATAATTTGGTATTGGCCGATGAGGTCAACCGAGCACCAGCCAAAGTACAGTCGGCCTTGCTTGAAGCGATGGGTGAACAACAAATCACGGTCGGTAAAACCACTTATAACTTGCCTGAATTATTCCTGGTAATGGCGACTCAGAACCCGATTGAGCAGGAAGGTACTTACCCATTACCTGAAGCGCAATTGGATCGTTTTTTGATGCATGTGACGATTGACTATCCTGAAGCGGATACTGAGCTGGATATTTTGAAGCTGGCTCAAAGGAAAGATTTGGCAGAAATGTCAGATAAAGTGAAGCATGAGGAACTGCTGACTCAAGAGCAGATTTTTGCTGCTCAAAAACACATTTTGAATTTGTTTGTTGCTGAAAACCTTGAGAAATATTTGGTTGAGTTGATTCTAGCGACAAGAAATCCGGGTAAATACGATGCCCAATTGGCAGAACAAATTGACTTTGGCGGTTCACCTCGGGCGACCATTGCCTTGGATCGTTGTGCCCGTGCTCACGCCTTTTTAGAAGGTCGAGATCACATGTTACCTGAAGACATCCATGCGGTGATTCATGATGTACTGCGCCACAGAATCATTTTGTCTTTTGAGGCTGAGGCCGAAGGCCACACCGCAGATGAAGTGATTGATCAGTTGTTGGCGATTGTGCCTTTGCCTTAA
- a CDS encoding PepSY domain-containing protein, which translates to MNLFLMLGIMKPSHLLRKIHKWIGLIIGIQILLWFVSGLVMTWFDIDTVHGDHLLKEQKHAQLANLSQSLSEYPDKDETILYAQSISLMEKPYLLVKSTKNATQQQSLFDPRSKAIISPLPESMVKNIVQSQLAQDSNITSIQLLTELPGEVRGRPAPIWQVQLDDEDNSRIYVSPVSGQILAKRTDTWRLFDFMWMLHIMDYDERSDFNHPLLIISTLLALFVAISGIWLLFYTIKLRKKKTTQ; encoded by the coding sequence ATGAACCTTTTTTTAATGCTTGGCATCATGAAACCATCACATTTATTACGTAAAATCCATAAGTGGATAGGGCTGATTATCGGCATTCAGATTTTATTGTGGTTTGTCAGTGGTTTGGTCATGACATGGTTTGATATTGACACCGTGCATGGTGATCATTTATTGAAAGAGCAAAAACACGCGCAACTTGCTAACTTGAGCCAAAGCCTTTCTGAATACCCAGACAAAGATGAAACCATCCTTTACGCCCAATCCATCAGCCTGATGGAAAAGCCTTATTTATTGGTCAAAAGCACCAAAAATGCAACCCAGCAACAATCCTTGTTTGATCCGCGCAGTAAAGCGATCATTTCACCTTTGCCTGAATCTATGGTCAAAAATATTGTTCAATCACAATTGGCACAAGATTCAAACATCACTTCAATACAGTTATTAACCGAGCTGCCCGGTGAAGTCCGAGGGCGTCCTGCACCTATTTGGCAGGTTCAATTAGACGATGAAGACAACAGTCGGATTTATGTGTCACCTGTATCAGGGCAAATATTGGCCAAACGCACAGATACTTGGCGTTTGTTCGATTTTATGTGGATGTTACATATCATGGATTATGATGAGCGCAGTGATTTTAATCATCCGCTGCTCATCATATCCACATTGTTGGCTTTGTTTGTTGCCATTTCTGGTATTTGGCTGCTGTTTTACACCATCAAACTAAGGAAAAAGAAAACG